The proteins below come from a single Thermoplasmata archaeon genomic window:
- a CDS encoding cupin domain-containing protein — translation MVHFPEMFEKLPLTDVPIPGVHVRLLRGPTASAIFWEATQDTSVPEHEHGAQWGVVLEGEIRLTIGSAARTCRRGDGYFVPARVPHAAVLKKGARVIDFFDDPNRYREKG, via the coding sequence ATGGTCCACTTCCCGGAGATGTTCGAGAAGCTCCCCCTGACAGACGTCCCCATTCCGGGCGTGCACGTGCGACTCCTCCGCGGTCCGACGGCCTCCGCGATCTTCTGGGAGGCCACCCAGGACACTTCCGTGCCGGAACACGAACACGGCGCGCAGTGGGGCGTCGTCCTCGAGGGAGAGATCCGGCTGACCATCGGATCTGCAGCCCGAACCTGCCGCCGCGGGGACGGGTATTTCGTGCCTGCGAGGGTGCCGCACGCGGCGGTCCTGAAGAAGGGGGCGCGTGTGATCGACTTCTTCGATGACCCGAATCGATATCGCGAAAAGGGGTGA
- a CDS encoding M20/M25/M40 family metallo-hydrolase encodes MKEIAPPEVYEALNRRFPEGLEKTRELLRQPSVSATGEGVAECAERVRSAMAELGCKTKTFAKGGHPLVIGYLDVGADTTLVEYEMYDVQPVGDLAAWRSPPFAAEIHDVEGVGPAVVSRGSTNSKGALMGHLHTWRVIRDVDEMPVNLKILAEGEEEISSANFIEFVRTHRAELKADGAIANDYTEDLRGVPTIYLGVKGCLYLTIWSRGNPKKGGPMESEIHSSNAVWIDSPVWRLVQALDTLVDRKTQRPLVEGFWDDVRPPTKRDLEMIATLSKRFDPKAWLREERTAKFKYRLPKDALLRKYLFDPTINICGLYAGYIEHGGTKTILPHEAYAKVDIRLVKDMTVEGTLRKLRSHLRKRGFEDLEIQVHGPYGAAKTDPDSWIAHAAVEAVRAHDREPEVWPTSGGTMPAFAFDEYLKLPWVASGLGHGSRAHAPNEYASIDGMKRFMLGEASLVYAAAHARPP; translated from the coding sequence ATGAAAGAGATCGCGCCGCCGGAGGTCTACGAGGCGCTGAACCGGCGATTCCCGGAAGGGCTCGAGAAGACCCGGGAGCTCCTGCGCCAGCCCAGCGTCAGCGCCACGGGCGAAGGTGTCGCCGAGTGCGCCGAGCGGGTTCGGTCCGCCATGGCCGAGCTCGGGTGTAAGACGAAGACGTTTGCCAAGGGGGGCCACCCGCTCGTCATCGGGTATCTCGACGTCGGCGCCGACACGACCCTCGTCGAGTACGAGATGTACGACGTCCAGCCCGTGGGCGACCTCGCCGCGTGGCGTTCGCCTCCCTTTGCCGCGGAGATCCATGACGTGGAGGGCGTCGGGCCTGCGGTGGTCTCCCGAGGATCGACGAACTCCAAGGGAGCGCTCATGGGCCACCTGCACACTTGGCGCGTGATCCGAGACGTCGACGAGATGCCCGTGAACCTGAAGATCCTCGCCGAAGGCGAGGAGGAGATCAGCAGCGCCAACTTCATCGAGTTCGTCCGGACCCATCGCGCCGAGCTCAAGGCGGATGGCGCCATTGCGAACGACTACACGGAGGATCTGCGCGGGGTGCCCACGATCTACCTGGGCGTGAAGGGGTGCCTGTACCTCACGATCTGGTCGCGCGGAAACCCGAAGAAGGGTGGCCCCATGGAGAGCGAGATCCACAGCTCGAACGCGGTGTGGATCGATTCCCCGGTGTGGCGGCTCGTGCAGGCGCTCGACACCCTCGTCGACCGCAAGACCCAGCGACCTCTCGTGGAGGGGTTCTGGGACGACGTGCGCCCTCCCACGAAGCGGGACCTCGAGATGATCGCGACCCTGTCCAAGAGGTTCGATCCGAAGGCGTGGCTGCGGGAGGAGCGCACGGCCAAGTTCAAGTATCGATTGCCGAAGGACGCCCTCCTGCGCAAGTACCTCTTTGACCCGACGATCAACATCTGCGGCCTTTACGCGGGCTACATCGAGCACGGCGGCACGAAGACGATTCTCCCGCACGAGGCGTACGCCAAGGTCGACATTCGGCTCGTGAAGGACATGACCGTGGAGGGCACCCTGCGCAAGCTCCGATCTCACCTGCGGAAGCGCGGCTTCGAGGACCTCGAGATTCAGGTCCACGGCCCATACGGGGCCGCGAAGACGGACCCGGACTCCTGGATCGCGCACGCCGCGGTCGAGGCCGTGCGGGCCCACGACCGGGAGCCGGAGGTATGGCCCACGAGCGGTGGGACGATGCCCGCGTTCGCCTTCGACGAGTACCTCAAGCTCCCCTGGGTCGCGTCGGGCCTCGGACACGGTTCGCGAGCCCACGCGCCCAACGAGTACGCCTCGATCGACGGCATGAAGCGGTTCATGCTCGGTGAGGCGAGCCTCGTGTACGCCGCGGCACATGCGCGTCCTCCCTGA